Part of the Trichoderma asperellum chromosome 1, complete sequence genome is shown below.
CAATCGCGCAGACACTCGTGCCTTCTTACCattctttatttaacctttCTTCGGACGCTCTTTATACATCAATATGGGTAAGATATCTCTTTCTTTGAGCTGTGCATGGCTCTGCGTGCCCCGTACAGGGCGGCCAGGCAAGAGGCGATCTGGACGTGCCACGAGGCGCTTCACCACGGCAGCGGTCTTGAGCAACACGAAGCATTGGCGCCTCCTTTTCCCACACACAACAACTCTTCACGTTTTTCTTTCCGTAGCCACATCTCGTTCCTCACCATATACTGTTTCTTGGGTCGCTTTTTTGGGCAAAGCAACATTTCCGTTCCTCCAAGTACAAGTTCCTTGTATCCGATTTTTTGTAATTCAACATGACGTTCGACCTGGTTCACCAAGTCAAATCGCGGGCCCGCAGCCTCCAGCTCGACAAAAGCACCCTGTCGCCGGCAATGGTTGCTCTGGAACAGGTTGCGTCACAGGCTCAGTCAAGCAAGCGACTCAGCAGCGTGTCGAACGGACAAGCTGCTACAGCAAGCTTTCCGGTGCCTGCGTTTGTTCCCGCAACTATTCGTCGCTACCGCAGTATGCTGGAAGTTGAAGAGCCGCCCAGACTTGGACCATGGAACCCAATGTCTTTCGAAGAACTATATTCAACCCCCTTGCAATCTTCCATGGGATATGATGATTACGACCCGAGCTCTTGCCAACCGACGAGATCATGTTCTGGGAACACGAGCCCGCCGGCTACGGTTGAGTGCCGAGGAGCTGAGTCGTCCAGTCAGAAGCCTACATATTCTCGCCTCTTGCCTCGCCATGCATAGCTATTTACGATGGTCACAAAACCAAAGACTAACATTTTAATTTGTTTAGCTTCCAACGGTGCCGAATCACCACAGGGCGTGGCCTCGCCTCCTCCCGGTAAGGTTCCCTGCGTCCGTGGGCAAGTTGCACTatattttttgtttctaACTTGAACACAAACAGTCTCCCCTGCgatcgctgccgctgctgacAACAAGAACATTGTTCGACGAAAGCTGACTGGCTATGTTGGATTCGCCAACCTCCCCAACCAGTGGCACCGTAAGAGTGTGCGAAAGGGTTTCAACTTCAATGTGATGGTTGTTGGTGAATCTGGCCTGGGCAAGTCGACTCTTGTCAACACTCTTTTCAACACCTCTCTGTACCCTCCCAAGGAGCGCAAGGCGCCTAGCCTGGACATCATTCCCAAGACTGTCACCATCCAATCCATCAGTGCCGATATTGAGGAGGCCGGTGTCCGTCTGCGCCTAACAGTCGTCGACACCCCCGGCTTTGGCGATTTCGTTAACAACGATGAGTCTTGGCGACCTATTGTCGACAACATTGAGCAGCGCTTTGACGCCTACCTGGACGCTGAAAACAAGGTCAACCGAATGAACATTGTTGACAACCGAATTCACGCCtgtgtcttcttcatccagccTACTGGCCACTCACTGAAGCCATTGGATATCGAGGTTATGCGACGCCTTCACACCAAGGTCAACCTGATTCCTGTCATCGCCAAGTCCGACACCCTGACGGACGAGGAGATTGCTAGCTTCAAGGCACGAGTAAGTTGAGCcctttttctcatcttttCATGTGTAGTGTTTTAGCATGGATGATTTGGCTAATTTTTTCTACGCTCTTTTAGATCTTGGCCGATATCAAGTACCACGGTATCCAGATTTTCGAGGGCCCCCGATATGAGctcgacgacgaagagacCATTGCCGAGAACAACGAAATCATGTCCAAGGTCCCCTTCGCTGTTGTTGGCGCCACGAACGAGATCAAGACTGCTGATGGCCGCAAGGTCCGTGGTCGTGAATACCCATGGGGTATCATCGAGGTTGACAACGAGGAGCACTGCGACTTTGTCAAGCTTCGACAGATGCTTATCCGAACACACAtggaggagctcaaggagcaCACCAACAACACCCTCTACGAGAACTACAGAACCGACAAACTGCTCGCTATGGGTGTTTCCCAAGATCCTAGTGTCTTCAAGGAGGTCAACCCTGCTGTcaagcaggaggaggagcgtgCCCTGCACGAGCAGAAGCTCGCCAAGATGGAGgccgagatgaagatggtctTCCAGCAGAAGGTGGCGGAGAAGGAGAGCAAGCTCAAGCAATCAGAAGAAGAGCTCTACGCACGCCACCGAGAAATGAAGGAGCAGCTCGACCGCCAGCGCCTAGAACTCGAAGACAAGAAGCAGCGCGTCGAGAGCGGGCGACCGATagagaaggagggcaagcGAAAGGGATTCTCTCTGCGATAAACCAATCCCAATGGCCTCCGCTCACCACTCTCGAGTTGCGACTTGCTTTCCTGCATGATCAATATCAGAATATCCATGATGTCCATACAATATCTGCTCGAcgcctttcctttttcattttttcgattcttttgttttttttttatgtcgCCTCCTTCTCGTCACTTTATTTTAATCATAAACTCACTCATATAATCGCAGCCAAGAAAAGTTTGTCTTCCAGAGGGTGGGCAAGGAAAAAAGCCTTTGTTATGAAAAACTGGTCATGCAGGGTGGGAAGAAGTGCAGACTATGAAAACATTGCAAATCTTGACTTGGTATGGTGGTCGCATCCAAAACAGGGAGTCGGGGTTCTTTTATGGGAGGGGCGTCTTTGCTATCTACCAGGCCATTGTCCCAAAGGGCGAAGCAGGGCGGTGCTCCTAGAGAAGAGTCACAGGCAAACTAATTAATGTCCTCCCGCCTTTTGGTACAGTTGTTGTGGGAGGGTTGGGGCCGCCGTGCGGAAAGTCACTCATTATTCATTCCCTACACGATTGTCACTTTATGCTTTCCTTGAAATCTATGTCAGGCAGAGATATCGCCGAAAATACCCTGCGTCTCCCGTCTATTCCCCTCGGCATGCCTTCAGATGGCTTTTGTTATCTGTCTGGATGGAACAGCGATTGCGGATTTGAATTTGGCTGGAGCAAATGGACGGCTGGAGGAGGGTTGAAATCAGCAACTGTTGTATTTTAGTCGTGTGATTGACGTCTCAACACACGACGGTATGTCTAGGCTTGTTTGTCGTAATTTCCTAGCTAGTTTGATTTACTGtctctatttttcttttttttctgaaaCTTTCTGCCCGTAAGCTCGTGCGAGTGAAGATGTAACACGTTCCCAGCCCACACAAAGTCTTGATCTTTGTGTCAAAAGTGTCTGGCCAATATTTAAAGGCTGCGTTgtaagaggagaaagaagagcgtCTGGTTGTTTGTTTGAAGTGATTCCGCTAGCTAGCTTACAATCGTCTCGGCATTCTTGTTtgaatctctttcttttttttgcttcgtttatatattttttttaactgtTTATATCCTTTTAGTCCCTAATTATTGCGTATAAAATATATGATAGTCTTTATGTTTCACCTCCGTTTCGCATTCCGCAGCAAGAAAGCACCGACGACGCCGGCGGCGATGCCAATACCGCTAATGATGGCGACGCCTAGAAGGCCTTCCTTGGCGACCTTGTCGTCGATGAGCTGGCGCAGGTCGGTGGCCTGGAGGTTGGCGGGCTCCTTGTCGAGGAGGAGGTCGTTGTAGCGGCGCGCCTCGCCGTAGTTGCCGAGCTTGTAGTTGCCGAGGGCGAGGTAGTAGAGGCATTCGCGGCGGCGCTCGGGGGAGACGCGGAAGATGTCGGAGAGGAGACGGACGCCGAGCTGCTGGTCGTTGCGGTTGTTTGACTTGACGAGGCCCTTGataagagagaagagtaaGAATAGAGCGGACGCGTGCTTTTTTGGGGGGAAAGTTTTATGCTATGGAAGGGAGACAAACCCAGGCGTAGTTGAATTTGGTTTGGACGCCGACCATTTCACCCTCTTTTTCGAACTGGGCGCGCAGGACGCTGAGTTCTGAAGGGTTCAGAGGCCTGGACACATTTGGAAGAAGGCGGTTAGATTATGATGCAATGGATTTGTACTTTGTACGGCGCTCATAAGAGATGGGGAGTACGAACGTCTCTGCATCGAGGGCGTCTGTCATGTTGGAAGGCCAGTTAGCTGAGATGGTTCTTCGATGATGCGTATGTCGCAATGTTGCTGGTGAAATGGAGGCGCAAGAGAGCCACCGTTGCGCCGAGAGCTTGTAGACTGGCGAGGGAAAAGGCTAAGGAGGGTCCGTCTTACAGGGGAGTTCTGTAACCATTTTGCTAGGATCCCGTTGGGGAAGGGGACTTTTGTACTATACGATGCGGCGCAAAACGAAAagctcgccttttttttttttctttggagCTGAAGAGACAAAGAAAGTAGAGCAGCAAGGGAGGCGCAAAGTGGCGAACGATGCCGAGGTCGCTTTTAGGTTCGATCGAAAAGAGGTGGG
Proteins encoded:
- the FIS1 gene encoding mitochondrial membrane protein (BUSCO:EOG092D4I8P~TransMembrane:1 (o125-147i)); translated protein: MVTELPYALDAETPLNPSELSVLRAQFEKEGEMVGVQTKFNYAWGLVKSNNRNDQQLGVRLLSDIFRVSPERRRECLYYLALGNYKLGNYGEARRYNDLLLDKEPANLQATDLRQLIDDKVAKEGLLGVAIISGIGIAAGVVGAFLLRNAKRR